In Mercenaria mercenaria strain notata chromosome 14, MADL_Memer_1, whole genome shotgun sequence, the following are encoded in one genomic region:
- the LOC123527896 gene encoding hairy/enhancer-of-split related with YRPW motif protein 2-like has product MLSEKPRGGLSETRKMTKSTMEKKRRARINNSLTELKAILSGMISNKGERFDKMEKADILEMTVKCVRQLQKQANTGDSVRTPSSSVDEDYRSGMHTCMSEVIKFISSSHFSDADPEVKTKLLNHLANKLNSGTTHERNTDPDTSYAYQKEISENNCFMPNMTNTDTDSLSISDMSNDSNNNLQTISDKNTPFSVNVRNPKSPPPTPLMASPLLTSYKPIQPVQETLQPPSSVPTVPLTILVPANICSATLGTTCVIPLNLPTGSPQLSQAANFFQTVSQPSQTSFTINSNSGISLIQTPNVVQNTQLSSKVNELSNLSPQNKFYTFTPTVLSNCNRTQNGSYTTKETVKPATVPFTTMLSPQDRSEGSTIPNLNHKTDATKEPVANYQIIAQPNEFSIPQITEFPRMVTDSNKSVALNYPFNESRTDIVNEIVRDKVYQRKVDQHNLREKDRPIHYEQGQFSGISKSAAERLEERSVMYNRQPGNGCDDASDMWRPWKTAI; this is encoded by the exons ATGCTTTCAGAGAAGCCAAGAGGTGGTCTGTCAGAGACGCGGAAG ATGACAAAGTCGACAATGGAGAAGAAAAGAAGGGCAAGGATTAACAACAGTTTGACAGAGTTGAAGGCAATATTATCTGGAATGATTTCAAATAAG GGAGAAAGATTTGACAAAATGGAAAAAGCAGATATTCTCGAAATGACTGTAAAATGTGTAAGACAGCTCCAAAAACAGGCGAATACAG GTGATTCAGTCCGCACACCTAGCAGCTCTGTGGATGAGGATTACCGAAGTGGGATGCATACCTGTATGAGTGAAGTGATCAAATTCATCAGCTCCAGTCACTTCTCTGACGCAGATCCTGAGGTTAAAACTAAACTTCTTAACCATCTGGCGAACAAACTAAACAGTGGTACAACGCATGAAAGGAATACAGATCCAGACACATCGTAtgcttatcaaaaagaaatctcTGAGAATAACTGTTTTATGCCAAATATGACAAATACTGATACGGATTCTTTATCAATTTCCGATATGTCAAATGATTCgaacaataatttacaaacaaTCAGCGACAAGAACACACCATTTTCGGTGAACGTTCGGAACCCAAAATCACCACCTCCGACGCCATTGATGGCTTCTCCTTTGTTAACATCATATAAACCAATTCAGCCGGTGCAAGAAACTTTACAGCCACCATCAAGTGTGCCAACAGTTCCTCTAACCATCTTAGTTCCCGCCAATATTTGCTCAGCAACTCTTGGAACAACTTGTGTTATACCACTAAACCTACCTACTGGAAGCCCGCAACTCAGCCAGGCAGCCAATTTCTTTCAAACGGTTTCCCAACCGTCTCAAACGAGCTTCACAATAAATTCAAACTCTGGTATCTCACTGATCCAAACACCAAACGTTGTACAAAATACACAGCTGTCATCCAAAGTAAATGAACTTTCAAATTTAAGCCCACAAAATAAGTTTTACACTTTCACTCCAACAGTTTTATCGAATTGCAACCGGACACAAAATGGATCTTATACGACAAAAGAAACAGTAAAACCAGCTACAGTGCCATTTACCACAATGCTCAGTCCGCAGGATCGAAGTGAAGGATCTACAATTCCAAACCTGAACCACAAAACTGATGCAACAAAAGAACCTGTAGCCAATTATCAAATAATTGCTCAACCGAATGAGTTTTCAATACCTCAAATAACTGAATTTCCTCGTATGGTTACGGACAGTAATAAAAGTGTGGCGTTAAATTATCCCTTCAACGAATCGAGGACGGACATCGTAAATGAAATAGTTCGGGACAAAGTATATCAACGTAAAGTTGACCAACATAACTTACGCGAAAAAGACAGACCAATACATTATGAACAGGGGCAGTTCAGCGGGATTAGCAAAAGCGCCGCCGAGCGGCTGGAAGAGCGGTCTGTAATGTATAATCGTCAACCTGGCAACGGCTGTGATGACGCTTCCGACATGTGGCGTCCCTGGAAAACTGCGATATAA